A window of Candidatus Hydrogenedentota bacterium contains these coding sequences:
- a CDS encoding peptide-binding protein yields MQFYKSLSAIVLTALIAPAFLAGCGGSGGSAPEEANVGATSSGSGGGVDDGGSAAGPSALDAPDEQLGAPPVAEGPPVEGDWIVVRLNAEPPTLNPLLEVADAYTQRVVGGNGGNIFETLLERDNETQEFKPLLAERYEVSDDHLRYTFYLRQNARFSDGAPLTAHDVLFTYEAIQNPAHDCADRRSYLVDFESATVLDDYTIQFQARQPYFLHLSVLGSIEVVPKHIYSQGDFNRDFSRAPVGSGPYALKQWDTGQQVVIAKRADYWGEKKPWVNEIHYKFITDDNAALQLLRRGELDEMRMSAEQWVRHAPRPEIADNYQRITMYSPVDGYAGTFGWIGWNAKRPFFSDNRVRKAMTMLLDRDTIGETIYHGLVRTVSGSMFPDSPAYDQSIAPWPFDPEQAAALLEEAGWTDSDRDGIRDKDGTPFSFQWIFPTGSPEYEQLATVYKEELDRAGIDVTLRPLEWATFLESVTKRTFDACSMAWVSPIESDPYQIWHSSQAENGSNYVGFVNEEADRLIEAARLEFDADRRAALYREFHAILHEEQPYTFLYNSKRKVVVSNRFQNVKPYTLGFDMREWWVPLDQQRYR; encoded by the coding sequence ATGCAATTTTATAAGTCGTTGTCGGCTATTGTCTTGACTGCCCTCATCGCCCCCGCGTTTCTAGCTGGATGCGGCGGAAGCGGTGGTTCCGCACCGGAGGAGGCCAATGTTGGCGCGACCAGTTCGGGGTCCGGCGGCGGCGTTGATGATGGTGGCTCCGCGGCGGGTCCCAGCGCGCTGGACGCGCCGGATGAGCAGCTTGGGGCGCCGCCGGTGGCGGAGGGCCCTCCGGTGGAGGGCGACTGGATCGTGGTTCGACTCAACGCGGAGCCGCCGACCTTGAACCCGCTCCTGGAGGTGGCGGACGCATATACGCAACGGGTGGTGGGCGGCAACGGGGGCAACATTTTCGAGACCCTGCTCGAGCGAGACAACGAAACGCAGGAATTCAAGCCGCTGCTCGCGGAGCGCTACGAGGTGTCGGACGATCACCTGAGGTATACGTTCTACCTGCGCCAGAACGCCCGTTTTTCGGATGGGGCGCCGCTGACGGCGCACGACGTGCTGTTCACGTACGAGGCGATTCAGAACCCGGCGCACGACTGCGCGGACCGGCGGAGCTACCTGGTCGATTTCGAGTCGGCGACGGTGCTGGACGACTACACGATCCAGTTCCAGGCCAGGCAGCCGTACTTCCTGCACCTGAGCGTGCTGGGATCGATTGAGGTCGTGCCGAAGCACATTTACAGCCAGGGCGATTTCAATCGCGACTTTTCGCGGGCCCCGGTGGGGAGCGGGCCGTACGCGCTCAAGCAGTGGGATACAGGGCAACAGGTGGTAATCGCGAAGCGGGCGGATTATTGGGGCGAGAAGAAGCCGTGGGTGAACGAGATCCACTATAAATTCATCACAGACGACAATGCGGCGCTCCAGTTGCTTCGCCGGGGCGAACTCGATGAAATGCGGATGAGCGCGGAGCAGTGGGTCCGGCATGCGCCGCGCCCCGAAATTGCGGACAACTACCAGCGGATTACCATGTATTCGCCGGTGGACGGTTACGCGGGGACCTTCGGCTGGATCGGGTGGAACGCGAAGCGCCCGTTTTTCAGCGACAATCGTGTGCGCAAGGCGATGACGATGCTGCTCGACCGGGACACCATCGGCGAGACGATTTACCACGGGCTGGTGCGTACGGTTAGCGGATCGATGTTCCCGGACAGCCCGGCTTATGACCAGAGCATTGCGCCTTGGCCCTTCGATCCCGAGCAGGCCGCGGCGCTCCTGGAGGAAGCAGGCTGGACGGACAGCGACCGCGACGGGATCCGGGACAAGGACGGGACGCCCTTCAGTTTCCAGTGGATTTTCCCGACGGGCTCGCCGGAGTACGAGCAGCTTGCGACGGTGTACAAGGAAGAGCTTGACCGCGCGGGCATTGACGTGACGCTGCGGCCGCTGGAATGGGCGACTTTCCTCGAGAGCGTGACCAAGCGCACGTTCGACGCGTGCAGCATGGCGTGGGTGAGCCCGATCGAGTCGGACCCGTACCAGATCTGGCATTCGAGCCAGGCGGAGAATGGGTCGAACTACGTTGGCTTTGTGAACGAGGAGGCGGATCGGCTGATAGAAGCGGCGCGTCTCGAATTCGACGCGGACAGGCGCGCGGCGCTTTACCGGGAATTCCACGCGATCCTTCACGAGGAGCAGCCGTACACGTTCCTGTACAATTCGAAGCGCAAGGTGGTGGTATCCAACCGCTTCCAGAATGTGAAGCCGTATACGCTGGGCTTTGACATGCGGGAGTGGTGGGTACCGCTGGACCAGCAGCGCTACCGATGA
- a CDS encoding ABC transporter permease, which translates to MRTYLIRRLLLVIPTFLGISIITFLIVQMAPGSPIFLKVHKPGSAGGSAITQEAIEQTKKLYGLDKPLPVRYVLWLGKLATLDFGNSYKDHRPVLEKIGETLPITIQLNLISILLIYLIAIPIGVYSATHQHSPGDTLITLILFVLYSLPSFWVAMLLMYYFCGGAHWNWFPAAGMNSYDARTLAWWPWLLDRGWHLVLPVVCLSYNGLASLSRYARAGLIETVRQDYVRTARAYGFSERTVIYKYALRNSLIPIITILGALIPTLIGGSVIIESIFSIPGMGKLAFEAILSRDYPLVMGILSITALLTLLGLILSDILYALVDPRIKFS; encoded by the coding sequence GTGCGCACCTATCTGATCCGCCGGTTGCTGCTGGTTATCCCGACGTTTCTCGGGATCAGCATCATCACGTTTCTAATCGTGCAGATGGCTCCAGGCAGCCCGATCTTTCTGAAGGTGCACAAGCCGGGGAGCGCGGGGGGCAGCGCTATCACGCAGGAGGCCATCGAGCAGACGAAGAAGCTGTACGGCCTGGACAAACCGCTGCCGGTGCGGTATGTGCTGTGGCTGGGCAAACTGGCGACGCTCGATTTTGGTAATTCCTACAAGGATCACCGGCCCGTGCTGGAAAAGATCGGCGAAACGCTCCCGATCACGATCCAGCTGAACCTGATTTCGATCCTGCTGATTTACCTGATCGCCATACCGATTGGCGTGTATTCGGCGACGCACCAGCACTCGCCGGGCGACACGCTGATCACGCTGATCCTTTTTGTTCTGTACAGCCTGCCGAGTTTCTGGGTGGCGATGCTGCTGATGTACTATTTTTGCGGGGGCGCGCACTGGAACTGGTTTCCGGCGGCGGGGATGAACTCGTACGACGCCCGGACCCTGGCGTGGTGGCCGTGGCTTCTGGATCGCGGGTGGCACCTGGTGCTGCCGGTGGTCTGCCTGAGCTACAACGGGCTGGCGAGCCTTTCTCGGTATGCGCGGGCGGGCCTTATCGAGACGGTCCGCCAGGACTACGTGCGGACGGCGCGGGCCTACGGGTTCAGCGAACGCACGGTGATTTACAAGTACGCGCTGCGGAATTCGCTGATCCCGATTATCACGATTCTGGGCGCGCTTATACCCACGCTGATCGGGGGGAGCGTGATTATCGAGAGTATCTTCTCGATTCCCGGCATGGGCAAGCTGGCTTTTGAGGCGATCCTCTCGCGCGACTACCCGCTGGTGATGGGGATCCTCTCGATCACGGCGCTGCTGACGCTGCTGGGCCTGATTCTTTCCGATATCCTGTATGCGCTGGTGGATCCGCGCATCAAATTCAGCTAG
- a CDS encoding ABC transporter permease yields MHQNQGYWRLVWRQFRRRRLAVGSVAILLLLGAIGLLAPFLAGERPIYLVKDGKTYLFPNVITYKDLVSVNFDRWAPSAGERAIRPPIPYAPERSNLRNRLQPPSASNWLGTDDRGRDVLSRIIWGTRISMTVGFVAMGIAVLIGVIAGSLAGYYGGRVDAVVLRLIEIVLCFPTLILILTLIAFLNPSIYNIMIAIGLTRWPDVARLVRGEFLKLRSADFTTAARATGLRDSRVMFRHMLPNALAPVLVTATFGVAGAILIESSLSFLGFGVPPPTASWGEILKQSKDYVDFAYWLVFFPGLAIFVTVTAFNLAGEGLRDAMDPRLRQ; encoded by the coding sequence ATGCACCAGAACCAGGGCTACTGGCGGCTTGTGTGGCGGCAGTTCCGCAGGCGGCGGCTTGCGGTGGGATCGGTGGCCATTCTGCTTTTGCTCGGGGCCATCGGGCTGCTTGCGCCGTTCCTGGCGGGGGAAAGGCCGATCTACCTGGTGAAGGACGGAAAGACGTACCTGTTTCCCAATGTGATCACGTACAAGGACCTGGTATCGGTGAATTTCGATCGGTGGGCGCCGTCGGCCGGCGAACGCGCGATCCGCCCGCCGATCCCCTATGCGCCGGAGCGGTCCAATTTGCGCAACCGCCTGCAGCCCCCGTCGGCGAGCAACTGGCTGGGGACGGATGATCGGGGTCGGGATGTGCTGAGCCGGATCATCTGGGGCACGCGGATATCGATGACCGTTGGCTTCGTGGCGATGGGCATTGCGGTGCTAATTGGGGTTATAGCGGGCAGCCTGGCGGGCTATTACGGGGGGCGGGTCGACGCGGTGGTGCTGCGGCTGATCGAGATTGTGCTGTGTTTCCCGACGCTGATCCTGATTTTGACGTTGATCGCCTTTCTCAATCCGAGCATTTACAACATTATGATTGCGATTGGGCTGACGCGCTGGCCCGATGTGGCGCGTCTGGTGCGGGGCGAGTTTCTGAAGCTGCGGTCGGCGGACTTCACGACGGCGGCGCGGGCGACGGGCCTGCGCGATTCTCGGGTGATGTTCCGGCACATGCTTCCGAACGCGCTGGCTCCGGTGCTGGTGACGGCGACCTTCGGTGTGGCGGGGGCAATCCTGATAGAGTCTTCTTTGAGCTTTCTGGGCTTTGGCGTTCCGCCGCCCACGGCGAGCTGGGGCGAGATATTGAAGCAATCGAAGGACTATGTCGACTTCGCGTACTGGCTGGTTTTTTTTCCCGGCTTGGCGATCTTCGTCACGGTAACGGCGTTTAACCTGGCGGGCGAGGGTCTCCGGGACGCGATGGATCCGCGGTTGAGGCAATGA